A stretch of the Marinobacter sp. JH2 genome encodes the following:
- a CDS encoding TRAP transporter permease has product MTKNDSGSGASVDAAKVEQVLQTETGGRALVGPAAAILFIIPVCWSLFQLWIASPLPFILNFGILNSTEARSIHLAFAVFLAFSAFPMIKGVHDTKVPIYDWILAAAAAAAASYLYVFYDQLAQRPGAPITQDLWVALGGLALLLEATRRALGLPLTVVAAVFIGYSLAGPYMPDVISHKGVSLNKLASHQWLGTEGVFGVALGVSTSFVFLFVLFGALLERAGAGNYFIKVAYAMLGHMKGGPAKAAVVSSGLSGVISGSSIANVVTTGTFTIPLMKRVGFPATKAGAVEVAASTNGQLTPPIMGAAAFLMVEYVGISYLEVIKHAILPALISYVALVYIVHLEACKLKMQGIERLNRPTLAQRMLNWVVVLLGLFALTAVVYYGIGWTKEYLGAAAIWVLGGALLLSYIALIGYATKFPELEVDDPNEDMGELPEVGPTVKTGLYYLLPVVVLVWCLTVERFSPQLSAFWATLFMIFIVITQRPLKAFFRKHGGLVGEFAGGISDLFHSLATGGRNMVGIGVATATAGIVVGTVTLTGIGLVMTQFVEFLSGGNLLLMLMFTAVISLVLGMGLPTTANYIVVSTLMAPVIVTLGAQNGLLVPLIAVHLFVFYFGILADDTPPVGLAAYAAAAISGADPIRTGVQGFTYDIRTAILPFMFIFNTQLLLIGLTGWFDLLVTIASAVTAMLVFSAATQGYWFTRTRWWETIALLLITFALFRPGFFWDTVYPPHEERQGAAIMEYVEAAPKDEEVVFRVSGMSLDGSDVTTYVQLDMPAGETGAERLAAAGLEVSEFDGALAVDFVNFGSPAEKAGIQFGWTIEAVQAKLDRPPKELVFIPALLLLGFVAYGQLRRKTKEEAEPQPV; this is encoded by the coding sequence ATGACAAAGAATGACTCCGGTTCCGGCGCGAGTGTGGATGCTGCCAAAGTAGAACAGGTATTGCAGACGGAAACCGGGGGCAGGGCGCTTGTCGGGCCCGCGGCGGCAATCCTCTTTATTATTCCAGTGTGCTGGTCTTTGTTTCAGCTTTGGATTGCATCACCACTTCCGTTCATTCTGAATTTCGGCATCCTCAACTCGACAGAAGCGCGTTCGATCCATTTGGCTTTTGCCGTGTTTTTGGCGTTTTCAGCGTTTCCGATGATTAAAGGTGTGCACGACACCAAAGTGCCCATCTACGATTGGATTTTAGCGGCGGCTGCAGCAGCTGCAGCATCGTATCTTTATGTTTTCTATGATCAGCTTGCTCAGCGTCCCGGGGCGCCGATTACCCAGGACCTTTGGGTTGCGTTAGGTGGTTTAGCCTTGTTGTTGGAGGCAACTCGTCGGGCGCTCGGGCTCCCGCTAACGGTCGTGGCAGCAGTGTTTATCGGGTACTCATTGGCTGGCCCCTACATGCCCGACGTGATCTCTCACAAAGGTGTAAGCCTCAATAAGTTGGCATCCCATCAATGGTTGGGAACCGAAGGTGTTTTTGGTGTTGCTTTGGGCGTTTCCACCAGTTTTGTCTTCTTGTTTGTGCTCTTCGGCGCATTGCTGGAGCGCGCAGGCGCGGGTAATTATTTCATTAAAGTTGCTTACGCCATGCTCGGCCACATGAAGGGCGGTCCCGCTAAGGCGGCCGTGGTTTCCAGTGGTCTTAGTGGTGTTATCTCCGGTTCATCGATCGCCAACGTGGTGACGACGGGTACGTTTACCATCCCTTTGATGAAGCGTGTTGGCTTTCCTGCTACGAAGGCGGGCGCTGTTGAAGTGGCTGCATCCACCAATGGTCAGTTAACGCCGCCAATTATGGGTGCGGCAGCCTTTTTGATGGTGGAGTACGTAGGGATCTCCTACCTCGAGGTAATCAAGCATGCGATTCTTCCGGCATTGATCTCATACGTCGCTCTGGTCTACATCGTGCATCTTGAAGCGTGCAAGCTGAAAATGCAGGGCATTGAGCGCTTAAACCGCCCAACACTGGCCCAGCGTATGCTGAACTGGGTGGTGGTTTTGCTGGGCCTGTTCGCATTGACGGCTGTTGTTTATTACGGCATCGGCTGGACTAAGGAATACCTGGGTGCTGCGGCAATTTGGGTTTTGGGTGGAGCTCTGTTGCTTAGTTATATTGCCCTGATCGGTTATGCCACCAAGTTTCCCGAGCTGGAGGTGGATGATCCGAATGAGGATATGGGCGAACTTCCGGAAGTGGGGCCAACGGTCAAGACCGGCTTGTATTATTTGTTGCCGGTTGTGGTATTGGTTTGGTGCCTGACGGTTGAGCGTTTTTCTCCCCAGCTATCTGCTTTCTGGGCAACCCTGTTTATGATCTTTATCGTCATAACCCAGCGCCCGTTGAAAGCGTTTTTCCGCAAGCATGGCGGTCTGGTGGGCGAGTTTGCTGGCGGTATTTCTGATCTTTTTCATTCCCTTGCCACCGGTGGCCGGAACATGGTTGGCATCGGCGTGGCGACGGCCACAGCCGGCATTGTGGTAGGTACGGTTACCTTGACTGGAATCGGGCTGGTAATGACCCAGTTCGTGGAGTTTTTATCGGGTGGTAATCTGTTGCTGATGCTGATGTTCACGGCCGTGATCAGCCTGGTATTGGGGATGGGGCTGCCTACGACAGCGAATTACATCGTGGTGTCTACCTTGATGGCGCCGGTTATTGTCACGCTGGGCGCTCAAAATGGCCTGCTAGTGCCGCTAATTGCCGTACATTTGTTTGTGTTCTATTTCGGGATACTGGCGGATGATACGCCGCCCGTGGGGTTGGCCGCCTACGCCGCGGCGGCCATATCAGGGGCGGATCCGATACGTACGGGTGTTCAGGGCTTCACCTACGACATTCGTACGGCCATATTGCCGTTTATGTTTATCTTTAACACCCAGCTCCTGTTAATCGGTCTAACGGGGTGGTTTGATCTGCTGGTCACCATTGCGAGCGCGGTCACGGCGATGCTGGTGTTTTCGGCGGCCACCCAAGGATACTGGTTTACCCGCACTCGTTGGTGGGAGACGATTGCTCTTTTGCTGATCACCTTCGCGCTGTTCCGCCCGGGTTTCTTTTGGGACACCGTTTACCCGCCGCACGAAGAGCGTCAGGGCGCCGCGATCATGGAGTACGTTGAAGCGGCACCGAAAGACGAAGAGGTTGTGTTCAGAGTGTCTGGCATGTCTCTGGACGGCAGTGACGTAACCACCTACGTGCAGCTCGATATGCCCGCGGGGGAAACCGGAGCGGAGCGGCTGGCCGCAGCGGGGCTTGAAGTGTCGGAGTTTGATGGTGCGTTGGCCGTAGACTTTGTTAATTTCGGTAGCCCAGCTGAGAAAGCGGGCATTCAGTTTGGTTGGACCATTGAAGCGGTTCAGGCGAAATTGGATCGGCCGCCAAAGGAATTGGTGTTCATTCCGGCTCTGCTGTTGCTTGGTTTTGTGGCTTACGGTCAGCTCAGGCGAAAGACCAAAGAAGAGGCGGAGCCACAGCCAGTTTAA
- a CDS encoding TAXI family TRAP transporter solute-binding subunit — MTLKLKASAMAVAAAVSLGAASTSVSAQDQRFVTIGTGGVTGVYYPAGGAICRLVNMDRKEHGIRCSVESTGGSVYNLNAIRAGELDLAVAQSDWQYHAYNGTSQFEDSGKDEKLRAVFSLHPEPFTVIASKGSGIKNFEDLEGKRVSVGNPGSGQRATAEVLMDAMGWGMDKFSLAAEIKAAEQSQALCDGNIDAFFYTVGHPSGAIKEATTSCDSVVVNVDNKASQKLIADNPYYRQATIPGGMYRGSDEDVTTFGVAATFVSSTDVPDDVVYAVVKAVFENFDSFKRLHPAFGNLKKEEMVADALSAPLHPGAAKYYREAGLID; from the coding sequence ATGACACTGAAACTTAAAGCGTCCGCAATGGCCGTCGCTGCCGCCGTTAGTCTTGGCGCCGCATCCACTTCTGTTTCAGCCCAGGACCAGCGTTTTGTGACGATCGGTACTGGTGGCGTAACAGGCGTTTATTACCCGGCAGGTGGTGCGATCTGTCGTTTGGTTAACATGGACCGCAAAGAGCACGGTATTCGTTGTTCGGTGGAGAGTACCGGCGGTTCGGTATACAACCTGAACGCGATCCGCGCGGGCGAGCTCGACTTGGCAGTGGCTCAGTCTGATTGGCAGTACCACGCATACAACGGCACCAGCCAGTTTGAAGATTCTGGCAAAGACGAGAAGCTTCGTGCGGTTTTCTCTCTGCACCCGGAGCCGTTTACCGTAATTGCCAGCAAGGGTTCCGGTATTAAGAACTTCGAAGATCTGGAAGGTAAGCGAGTTTCCGTAGGTAACCCGGGTTCAGGTCAGCGCGCAACAGCTGAAGTGCTGATGGACGCCATGGGTTGGGGGATGGACAAGTTCTCTCTGGCCGCTGAAATCAAAGCTGCGGAGCAGTCTCAAGCGTTGTGCGATGGCAACATTGACGCTTTCTTCTATACGGTTGGCCACCCATCGGGTGCCATCAAGGAAGCCACTACCTCTTGTGACAGTGTTGTTGTGAACGTAGACAATAAGGCCAGCCAAAAGCTGATCGCTGATAATCCATACTACCGTCAAGCGACCATTCCGGGTGGCATGTACCGTGGATCCGATGAAGACGTAACCACCTTCGGTGTGGCTGCCACGTTCGTTTCTTCTACGGACGTACCTGATGATGTTGTTTACGCGGTTGTTAAAGCGGTATTCGAAAACTTTGACAGCTTCAAACGTTTGCACCCTGCGTTCGGCAACCTGAAGAAAGAAGAAATGGTTGCTGATGCTCTGAGTGCGCCTCTGCACCCAGGTGCTGCTAAGTACTACCGTGAAGCCGGCCTGATCGACTAA